Within the Sebastes umbrosus isolate fSebUmb1 chromosome 5, fSebUmb1.pri, whole genome shotgun sequence genome, the region ACATTACATATGAGAATGAGTTGTATGAACCTATATATAGATTAATAATATGTATACAAGTAAATACAAGGAGCATAAAAGTAAACTTTATGGCAGAACTGTATTGGACTGTAATAAACtctacaggtgtacctaataaagtggccactgagtgtatATACTGTTTGTTACTGGCTGTGTGCCTGTCTGTTTCTCAGGTTGGTTGGTATAACTCTGTACTGTGCCTCTCTGTCCCTCAGGTTGGTTGGTATAACTCGGTGCTTACTCCCTCCCTCCGCCTGGCCTACCCAGATGACAGCCTGGCCGTGGTGGTGCTCAGCACTCCTGCGATGTTTGAACAAGCCTTCCTGCCCTTCATGGAGGAGAGAGGCTGCCAGGCGCTGTCTGACCCCATAGACCAGTGTGTCAAACACTGcgtctcctctgctgtctctcagGTGAgcggtgtagtagtagtaagctGTTTTATTAACAATTTTATCAACAAAAGCCGTTATTAACAATTGTCTGCCTCTAAATgcttcacactgttcctttaactcgGCCATAATGAAACTGTATGATCTCATAATATATGTCATCATGTTGCCCAATATGTCCCGATAGGATTGCAACTATGactatttattttcatgatGAGTTTCCTGTCCGTGCCCTGCAGTGTTTCCCAGGTCAGGAGGTGGATGTGAGGTACGACTACGAGCTGCTGCCCAGCAGGAAGCCGAAGTTCTTGGCGCAGACGGCGGCTCATGTGTCTGGAGCAGCTTTCTACTACCAACAGTCTGACGTCAGAGACCAACCCTGGGCTGAAAAAGTAACATTCATGAGGATTTAAAATGGCCTCAGCATtgctgtttatattttttagtgCAGTGTGTTTCCATTCtcatctcctcacctctcctcgtCTGTTAACCTGCAGAAGATGTtcggagtgtgtgtgcacccgAGGTTCGGGGGCTGGTTTGCCATCAGAGCCCTGCTGGTGTTCGGAGGTGTGACGGTGGGCTCTGAGATGGTGCAGCCGGCTCCTCCTGACTGTGTTCCTTCCAGAGAGGACAGGATACAGCTGCTGGAGGCTTTCAACTTCCGCTGGCAGGTATAGAACTGTTAGCCATAAcatctgtgacacacacacacattaaatggACACCAGGGGAGACCAAACTGTTTCATGTCCAAGACCTCCAGACAGATGGCCTTTAGATAAGAGACGCCCAGTAGTGGAGGTTTCTGTCCCATGAGCCCCCTCCTGGGAAGATTTCAGTTGTCAGTTCACTCTGTTGGTACAGTAGATGCAGAGATGAGTGAATCCTGTGTTGTTATGAAGTCTGTGTCACGAGAGGACATTGTAGTTTTCAACacaaaaatagaacaaaatgtttttttctacatattGAGACCCTGTGTTTTGCTAAAATTCAATTAATTTCAATTTGATTTACAAGCAAATCTTTTATTCCATTGTTGAGTTCTACTTTAAAGGCACATTGAGTGAGTAGGATTTGTCAGGTTGTGGTTTGCAAACGTAATATTCAAAGTTGgtccaggcagagggctgcagagtctctgcagatacagacaccagcaCACACTTCTAGGGTGTCATacgtgatgattgagagggattactTTTGTATGAGTCTATACAGTGACTACGTttgcatgcacaaaatattccagtttttgcccttattccaaaaaagacaatattcctactaaacTGACATGGCTAATGAAATGGATATTCCACTagtattcccgtttacatgcagcagtgtatactccgattaacgtaaccgATGGTGgacttgtttgttttggtaaaaTGGGATTGCTTGTGTTTCTATGTGTTTCTATGTACATTTCCCTGACGTTAAACACAGCACCAGTGTACAATATGCTCAGATGAGTTTTCATCCtgtaattaaatatatgataaatcAAAGTTAATCAAAGAAATCTTGCATCATCAGGACTGGAGCTACAGAGACGTCGTCCGTCCCGTCCAGATCTACTCTCAGAAACAGAGGGACTACTTCTCCACTCTTCCTGCTCAGCGGTTCGCTCTGCTAAAGACTTGGGGCTTCCTGCCGAGAGACAGCGATCAACCTGATTGGACCTCAGACACACAGAGCGAGGTGACCGGACACGGCTGAAAACAGAAGAGCAGCTGCAGTGTGGAAGTGTTGCTCATCCTCTCTGAGCACAAACCTCCGCTGCTCAGCTAGTGAGGTTTTGGAGGAAGCTTTTTAAGGTACAAGGGAAACTTTTCAGGGACTTGAATATGAACATTTCCTGCTTTATGGCCTCTATATGATGTGTTTCATCATATGTTTACACTACATGTGTTCACACTACTGACTATAAGCAGCTCCTCTCATGGAAATCAGAACATACTTAAATGTATGTAAACGTTAGTGctgctgtgagtgtgtttaaatttaaattattaaGAAGAATGCACCTTCTATCCCCGTTGCTTGTGTCATACTGTAACACACAAACCACAGATGTTTAAGTAGCAACAGTGACTTTCATTTGCACATTTTATCAGACCCTGTATCACCAGCCTGCCTTGAATCTGTATCTCTACGTGCTGGTACCTGATCCCAAAGAGAACAAACACTCTTCTTTTTCTAGAATATTTCTATTTGATTTAATAGTGAAgccataaaaataaacaatacaaataataaatccaGGTTTTGAGTTATCTGTGTCTGAGGTTTTTGCCTTCAACCTAATACAACGGAGCCATCGACAGTTTTTAATTGcaaaaattaaaatgtgataTTAATCTGTGGTTTTGATGTCATCCATAACTTAAAAACAGAAATCTGCTTATGATGCATTAGATATTCGGTGTATAGTAGTTCCAAAAAGTTTATTTGGTGTTCTGTGAATTCAAAGTATTTATTCTTCTCATCTCTCTCCAGTATTTATTGGCTCCATTGTTGAGTCCTTGTCTCCAGTTTACCTGACACTCAGCTTGATGCATTATAGATGTGAGCTGTCCCCCCCTCCCAGCCCGGTGACAGACTGACTACTGTCAACTGTGACTAACCCCTCTGTTAGTGGGTCAGCACCCCACACAGCTCTGTGACCCGGGACAACCTCTGTTAGTCAGGTGtatgtctttcttttttaaggTAAATTCACACAGACTAGGGctgattgcacattttttatctgttcaagatgaaccttatagggagatttgtcaagtatttaatattcttatcaacatgggagtgggcaaatatgctgctttatgcaaatgtatatatttattattggaaatcagttaacaacacaaaacaatgacaaatattgtccagaaaccctcacaggtactgcatttagcataaaaacaatatgctcaaataatcacatggcaaactgcagcccaacagccaacaacagctgtcagtgtgtcagtgtgctgacttgactatgatttgccccaaactgcatgtgattgtcataaagtgggcatgtctgtataggggagactcatgggtacccataaaacccattttcattcacatatcttgaggtcagaggtcaagggacccctttgaaaatggccatgccagtttttcctcatcaaaatttagcgcaactttggagcgttatttaacctccttcccgacaagctagtatgacatggttggtaccagtggattcattgggtttttctagtttcatatgataccagtatcttcactgtacgcattaatgtgttaaagaaattgtgTTCTGTGTATGTACAGTTAGTCCATGTGCAGAGATCACAGTGCAAATGGTGAGTGCGGGAATACACAGATGATTGACAGTTTTcgtggtggttttgttgcaaTGTATGCCCTTTTCCTGACAACATCTATCAGTACAAATTCAGTGCAGGTCAAATCTATTGTCACACCTCTAGATGTCGCTGTTCTCTTGATAACGCAGTGAGTTTTTTGCACTGCTGCTGTCTCTgaagcatctgcagatgttcAGCGCTCACTAAAGTCGACCACTGACTGCAGATAACCTGCATTATCACATTATAAAGTATCGCCACCATCTACCCTCTGTGACTGACTCTGATATTACGGATCTTTCATGTAGTATATCACTTTGATTTAAGCTTTAAGCTTTTACTCTCACTCCTGCCTTCACCGTTTACTCTTTGCTTTCATCATTTGGGACTTTTTGAGTCAATCTATTGCTTCATTTCACAGTTTCTCTTCATTGAAACactctatccctctctctctctctctctctccctctccctctctctcttactgCATCCCTCTCCTCACCCCCCGTCTCCCTCCCCGTGCTACTCTGTCTATCTGTGTACTGAATCAGCATTTTAGAGCAGTATGCCGCAGGCCTGCAGAGAGGCAGACCATGGAGTTAATTATACTCCCTCAGATACTCGATTTCTCCCCTATCCCCCTCCTCTGTCGCTCTGTCccacctctctctttctctctcttttaatgTATATGCATTGAAGTCTGTTAACTCCGCAGTTAACTCCCATCACAAGCTCACAAGTCACATCCAAATTACTGTTATTATAAGTTCTTAATTTCCTTTCAGTGCATTCATATTAGAGACATGACGCATACGTCTAAGAAGCAGAATTACATAACTAACAGATGATTGTGTTGCATTGAGGCTCCATTCTCCAGGCTGTTTACCACAGGAAATATATTTGGCACAAAACTACACAAACATTCACtgaacactttgggtttctttcttcctcgccgtctcatctctctcctcgCTCACTTTGATGCCTCCGGGAAGGTGGAAGGAGGCATCATTTTCTGTCAGAGTGAGAAGCCCTCTTGTAGTTCTCTGTTGTTGTGGGTGAGGAGGATGTTTGTCCTCTGATGCCTCAGCAGCTGCACCTGGAATACATTGATATCTAGAAGTGGAACATTTAGGCTGCATGTCGGAGAGAGAAGCATAAGAGGAGTCTGGTgggggacggggggggggggagatgggGGCTCCTGACGATCCAGCTCCCTCTTCCCCTCCTCGGTTTAGTATCCTCACAGTGCAACAGCAGTTCTGGCAGGCAGCGCTGCACTGCCGAGCTCTACTGGTTCCTGTGTTTTTGCTGGACTGCAGAGGCAGTTTTGCACTTTGACTGTTGTGGGACAGCCTGCATTACACTGCTACACTGTCTCCTCAAAAGAGTCCCTTAAAAAAAGATGACAGACTCTCatattttgtagttttacaAAACGCTGCATTGAGCAGTTCACTGGTCCCACAGCTAAGGCTTGTAAATCCAATAACAGCTGGCGCATGGCTGCTGATcgtaaaaagaaaatgagttTAGAAACAGTTTGTCAGGAGAAACAATATGTCTAACACTTTACTACAATACTGTACACAAAAATGTGAGTAGTTActagggaaaaaaagaggaactgGCTGCTAGCGAACCATTAGTTAATGAGTAAGAAATACAAATTcattattaaatacattaatcaattaattaaaataaattgtgaaagtgtataagggtttagaagtatatgatggtcattcccatgctctattatgtctcataagttgttgcaacaatttttgggttgataccatttgttacacagatttggtgctaaatttaacaattttttaccacttgagaattgataaagaaatgatcaataatccctccaaaataccacattaagacaccaagaccttgaggaacaccgtagaaaaagccatgctgtgatttggtttcaaaaacttttgacatttggagatttctgcaagaattgcatttttcggcgattggatggcgagcacttctgttctgtaaactgctcagaaacccccttattgtcaatctagctaggaaagtcatccatcctctgaatgctctcggtctgtagtttgttgcagtaaagtttcatgagtctgtgattatcctagaggtcaccacgggtcattttatacagtgaggtcaaattaaaaaaaaatgtctagtTTCAGATGGTACCAGTAGGAGCTTTAAGGGGTTAATACTTCTCTGATAATTCCTAATGGAGGACTATATAGTAGATAATGATGAGTTACTAGAGAGCAGACTGGGAGATTCTATATCAATGCATCATTAAGTAATGATTAGATCATGAATATCATGATCGATTCACATATATTCATGAACTAATTATTACTTAATGATGCATGCCTACTATATAGTCCTCCATAGGAATTATTAGAgaagtatttattaatgattCATCAATTATCAACTCCTTCCTTATTTGTTCCTCACTCGTTTCTCAATTAACTAATCATTAGCTTTGATTACTCATCAACTAACGGTTCAGTAGTTCCTCATTTGTTCCCTGCATGGTAACTACTCACATTATTGTGTACAgtattataaaatgttaccaCAATACGTTAAAAGTCTACTGGGTGCTGCTCACTAGAATCCAAAGAGAGTATAATGACGTGTTTGTGCACAGAGAGAATTATGGGGTGTTTTTGggcagagatgagaaagaaatggaaaaaaaagagcgaTGAGTTGTGGATCAGTGAAGCAGCGTTATCCGCCCACAGACATCAGTTAACAAGAAGAGAGGGGAAAGGCCAGCAGCACACCAGCAACAGAGGAGGAACTGAGTGGGGGGAGGAGAAGTCCAGCATCCAGAGAATTTAGAGTTTAATATTACTGGTTTGAAATTGAGGGAGAAATGGAGACGTGGAAACATTTAGTTCTCGAATATTATGCAGAGATGGAGATCTGTGAGAAAAAGGAAAGAGCTTAATTACGACTCCTGaacttcctctctctgcttaCTCTGACAAAATACTCTCATATTTTCTCACagagcctccctctctctttctctttctctctctctctctctctctctaaaccaCACTGCCTCAGCGTGTGCGTGTTTCCAGAggttttaaatttttaaaaccGTCTCCTTATCAGTTTCGTGGATTAGCATAATTAACTAGTCCTCTGCCTCTGAATTTTCCCCCCGCAGCCAATCGGTGGTTGGCTCTGGTTGCGGAGGCCAATGGGGGAAGCCGATGGAGTGTGAGTGGTCAGCCGAGGACAGAGGGGGAagagtatggaggacggaacaaaatcatcaaaaataaatgaataaataaatgactcaatagatacttaaatatgccattaaatgtagcaaaaataataataaaaataaatgtatccattaattaattgagaaaatgtgacataaattgatatcaGTTTTAacttgcttctttatttatttatctgtgtattaattcccttatttatttactcctctgtatttttgcatttattttttatttatttattttatatttattttatatttatttatgtatttattatttatttatttatttatttatttattcatatgattttccctttgcattacactttgtattgctttgctctggtgtcggtactcctgtctgtttctcgacgCACGGAGCAcaccaaccgtcatctactgtaggtaatacactgactatggataatacaaccccactttaaaacacccgaactatccctttaaactcgATACCCCTCCACAAAAACTCAACACCTGTATTAACTTGTTAGAATAAAACATCAAATGTATTACAATATGACAAAACCTGCTGAATCCCATGCATGACATTCGTTATCATAATGCTTCATGTTCTCTCACAGGCACAAACATGCATTGAACATGACAACATGCACAGCTCATTTAGTGTGACAGACATGAAGACACGGCAGCTGAGTTTGCATGCAAACAGAAGAGCCTCGTTGCCAtgattagtttgttgttcatgTAGTGGAAAGCGCTGCGAGCAGCCTCCCAGCTACAGGGATGCCCACATCTGTGTATAATCTTAATCACTGGTATACTTAGCATGTGTTTCTTCATGTTGACTATGTATAAAGTTTGTATGTTGACGGTGGATGAAAGCATTACTCCTGTTGCTCTCAGCAGCATAACAACGTTCACCTGACTCCCCATCGTCTCACTATAAAACCAACCATCAAAGAACGGTGTAACTGTCAGACAGGAGAGGAGTATTAGCCCGAGCTAAGGTTCCCCTCTTGCATAATCCACCCTTTTGGATTAGTTTCATTCCCCTGAGAACGTGAGACATTTAaccctttgaaaaaaaaagaagaatcacAGTGTAGGTTCAAGGTTTGAAGGTGACGCAGAAGATAGTTATCCTTTGTGACATAAAGTCTTGGTAGACACACGTGTTGTGGTTCAGTTACAGCCTGTGGGAGCTTGAGTTATGCTGTATGGAAAtgagttaaagctgaagtaggcgagattggagcaaatatgattaaaaaaagttatttttataaaacggttgctatgtcgtgacagtagtacatgaaacaggtaacctgaaaaaaaaaaaaaatcatgtgcctctgtgtcctccggtgctcctaacggcatctgcaagatttcacagaccgaaagtaaacaaaaagtaagagctgatctgaggtctgctgtccagctgctgtctatgagagccggctgtcaatcactcgcgaactccgaccaaacggtcaaactaggcagcgctgatcaaatatgaatcaatattatgttacgttaatatttctcgcctcaaatgttttcagaatcatcttgtagtgcgcggtttagatgtaaaattagaaagtttgtgacgcggccgccattgtgaaatctggtgaaggaacgccaagttccggtcacatgaccagagcacagacaataggagcgctctctcaatgaaatgacctgtgattggtcaaagtttcccgtcatgggctagattttctaaagcctgaaaacagagccatgaggaggagcagaagtctagttttctctcagaacacttgaattacaatatgctgaaaggttataatggacgttttgcccaatgatgccaaaaatataacgtctactgccactttaaagtgaGCCCATGTACATGTAACTGTCGTCAAAAAATTGTATTAGACAGAAATTTATGATTTGTTCATTTTCATGGTAATTTAGAGGCCTCAGAATCCTTCACAGTTATATGTGAGGAGGCTCTGGGTGTCTTGATGATGTCTGGACCGATGGTTAGATGTTGTTCTGTCTCCTCCATGCTGTTGTGATTACATCTTGTATGACGTGGGAGACGtgtgaatgatatatgaacaaaccgcTCTgtaaaaccttcagaatatagacaggaatgaaactggaaagtttggtggatgtaagtgctgctgaagtggagatttctgtctcagagtctgagaaaaaactcattttgagaaaaccagaatctgaatcagaatcagagaatttgacTTTTGCATCTCTCAATGTActcacacagaaatagaaataacagctagggacaaggacaacaaagctgggcAGTAAAGGTAAAAAATAGACAGGAGTGCTATGTCCAGAAGTATGTGAAcaaataggtgtatatataaatatatataaaaagtagCAATGGCCAACaatgaataagaaataaaaacgtCTATTTAGgctacaagtcaagtgttctgtaagttgtaaacaatacatatAGTGCCTTGAATAGTGactaaattaaatagttttctgaaattttatgtttaaatatgcaaatgagtcatTATCTGATGCTAACTTtaggtgaatttaggagaaatccaCAAACACAACCAGACAACGTAGTAAaacaaacacctaaatgtgtattttggatgttttctttccactataGTCTGACAGAAGACTTGTTATGGAAGCAACAGCTTAACTCAATTTAGTGAGTGGGAAAAGCGTAATAAGTCTACATtgtcaaaaatgtcctcactgtccATCTGAACCGTGCTATTACTCTGGAGCCCACAGAGAGTAATCACGGGTAATGATAACTGAGAGGGAGCATGATTTTCCTCCATAGCCCGGCAACACGACACAACAATCCAGCCTCTCTGCTGGGGAGACGTGAAGAGGGATGGAAGCAAACAACAAGGGAGGAGGTAAGAGGTCACAGGGGGACATCGAGCATCAAAACGTCAATAAGTGACCAAACATTTTCCACAAAGACCTTCTCCATCATCACGGTGAGTATGAGAgcagaaaacagaaacaaagaaagagaataaaacaaaaagagatgGATGGTGTTTGTTAGTGGGCAGAGCCAAAGTAATACGGAGCTAATCTCGTATAAGTGGCAGATTTAGAGTTCCTGGCCAGCTGTGATGTAATACTTAATGCACACAGCGGCTATAAATCAGCTCGTAGCACCATGTGAGCTTTTACCAGCAGCAGCCCACCAGGCATGTGAGAAGCAGGAAGCAGCGAGGAAGCCCTCCCTCGGTCTAAAGTAAGTATTTTCTTCATTATCAACACTCTTATTCAGCTCACTAGACCTCTTCTCGTGCACGTATGTGTGGTTTTGGTGCCTTTTTTCTCTACTTATCTACAGTCAGTGGAAGCCTGGATGCTGAGGAATCAAGTAGCCTCTCCtttcaaaaattaaaaatacagatATAAATGTTTCCAAAGATTGATTTGCTGATACAACCAAACTATGTTTCACATTTCTAAAGCTGCTGATTGCACCAACAAATACCAAACTTCTGGGTGAATTGAAATGTGCCACAAAATGCtttatataacttttttttgcatatgtGGTAGTACCAGCCCGTTCACATTCCCAGGAcgtcatatactgacgctttgtcacagccgtcagTATTTGATAATGCCGTATCTTtccattaagcacgtgtttactgcgaccgaaaagttgagtctgacaaagcgtcagtatatgacgagttgggatgagaatgggTTATCTACATTCTGAAGGTTTTGACGGAGgggtttgtttttatatttcattcttAGCCTGAATTATACAACATTTTGTTCCTAATGTCGCAGCCCGGCTCGAAAGCTGCGTCAAAAATGGGAACCCATTCGAGTGGGCTGCTAAGAAAAGAGAATTAATTTctaacaaaatgtaaaacaacCAGTAAAATGTGTAGTGAGTACATCAGTAATGGACTGCATGTATGGGTgtgtgcagtggtggaaagtaactaagtacatttttttaagtactgtactttacttgagtatttccattttctgctactttatacttttactccatacaatgcagagggaaatattgcattttttactccactacatttatttgatacattTAGTCACTAGTTACATAGCAGATTCAGATTGATAATACTAAAtataatgaacaaataaatgatgatgtattattctGGCTAAAGATAGCCTATTTATTGATCCCTTggtgaaattcacaagctacccgGCAGTATATAGACTAAAAAAATAAGCTCCTACTTTACCAGCTGGAACactaaagtgatgaacacattaatgcatcaataaatataatccaagtatataatatataatatatgttattctgaaatgggccattcttcataatgagtactttcactttttgtactgatgctaatacttttattCATTGCATTTCATTCAAAGCCTATCGCTCCTTTATGAAGCATATAGGCCGTTGAccacagtccgccagagtcttcTGTCCTTGGCTTTCCTCTCTGGTTGTTTCCATGTCAGCCCGCTCTGTTTGATGTCCGTGTCAAGGTCCCTGCGCCAAGTGTTCTTGGGCCGGCCTCTCCTTCTTTTGCCTTGTGGGTTCCATCTAAGGGCCGCCTGGTGATGCTGGTACTCGGTTTCCAGAGTATGTGGCCAATCCGTCCCCATATCTTCTCCTGAGCTCTTCTTCAACAGGTTTTTAACCTGTTCTCTGCCAGAGATCATTGTTGCTGATGATATCTGGCCAGTGGATGTTTAAGATCTGCCTCAGGCAgttgtttatgaatgtttgtacttttgttattgtggtctTGGTCGTCCTCcacatatttttatacttttacttaagttataTTTTGAACGAAGTCTTTTACTTGTGACAGAGTAATTATaaactgtggtattgctacttttactgaagtaaaatatCCGAGTtcgtacttcctccaccactgggtGTGTATGACAGTTTATGTGGACAACAGAACACAAGAAAACCACAAGCCGTCGTCATCCCTGCTGGTACTCTCCCGTTGAGTCAGACTGCAGGATGGAGGAGGTATCTATAGGGCAGAGCACACCGGGCCCAGGTGTAGCGCATGCCGCTGATGACCCTCCATTCAGCACCTGCAACACACAACAAGCAAAGAGAAACAGGGGACACCTGTCCGCGTGGAGGGGTCGTCACACTAAAAACATGCCCacaattgatttgtttttatggctattgacagtattttctgatttataaaaagagatatccaaattCCCCTCTGTAAAaccctttgactctaatatgtcaacaaactgaaacaagaagtttgaacctggctttatccaatgttcacagTTCTGTTcaggaaatgtatgaaaattagcacaaattcaataagataatgcctcatttgcatatttgcacATAACATTTCCGAAAACTTGTTAAACAATaagtaattgtcttaatgtcagtaatcaactggggaagtttcatggtggtaTCTAATACTTAAATTGTTTTACCTTGTTCACCTGTAGAGTCTCCCCTTAAAGTGTGACTGTTCTGGTTTGAACACCAGAGAACATGAAGAACAGACTGTACTTACTGAGTTTGGATTGGATCATTGCTCGACATGATAAACCAAGAATTACTTGTTGGCCTAAAgcatcaatgtgtgtgtttgtgtgcctacCATCCACCCACACCATCATGCATCCCGTGTTTTACATCATAGCATTATTACAGAGTGCCGCAGGCTCAGAAAACACTTAATACACCCTATAGGTTCTTTGTATATACTCTATGCATGTTGATATATTTTTATGGAAATGATCTCCATCCTGAGAGCTATATATTTCCTCTACATTTCCATGGCTGTCATCCAGTTTTATTAAGTCGATATTTCATGCACATGCTCAGAGTAAAGTATGTTATAAATCCCCGCTAAATTATGTCTTTCTTAGTGCTTGtgttcatacatttgggtatctgagTGCCATttaacccacaaactgtgaaatgagtcagttttttgtgcgctgtctagatcagaaaacatgtgattcaacattcagatttggctccccttctgatatcacatgcaggctcattagaatatatcacccacagcttgagaactactgtagctttgtaaaggtgcaccatatttttctcgtaagccaatcagagcagacagggctttttcaggagaggttcttaaagagacaggagtgtttcagacagagggtgaatacaggtatattcaggcagtatgaggaaaattatgtgcattttgaacgttaaagcatgttaacatgtt harbors:
- the mmachc gene encoding cyanocobalamin reductase / alkylcobalamin dealkylase — protein: MAASTANVEGITGLLEDYLSKDGFEVYPLKVGWYNSVLTPSLRLAYPDDSLAVVVLSTPAMFEQAFLPFMEERGCQALSDPIDQCVKHCVSSAVSQCFPGQEVDVRYDYELLPSRKPKFLAQTAAHVSGAAFYYQQSDVRDQPWAEKKMFGVCVHPRFGGWFAIRALLVFGGVTVGSEMVQPAPPDCVPSREDRIQLLEAFNFRWQDWSYRDVVRPVQIYSQKQRDYFSTLPAQRFALLKTWGFLPRDSDQPDWTSDTQSEVTGHG